Genomic DNA from Rhodanobacteraceae bacterium:
CGCGGCGATCGTCGCGGCCGGCCACGACCCTGCAACCGTGGCGCGCGTCACCGGCCTGGTACTGAAGAACGAATACAAGCGTCGCCAGTCCGCACCCGGCCCGCGCGTCACCGCCCGCTCCTTCGGCCGCGACCGGCGCTTCCCGATCAGTTCCGGGTATCGCTGAGCACATCGTCATCACATCGTGGCGACTGCAACCACCGGCGTATCCGGCGCAGCGGGCTGAGGTCGCGGTCGCGCAGCGCGGTCGTCCACCGGGACGGCAGGACTGGATGTGCGTCCTGTGCCGGGCTTGGCGCCATACTCCGGCATCGATCCTGTCGTCCCAAAGCTCATGAAAAGCGCCCTGTTCGTCGACTTCGACAATGTCTACACCCAGCTGCGCGACCTGCAGCCGGACGCCGCGGAGCGCTTCGCGCGCTATCCCTCCGAATGGATCCGCTGGCTGGTGGAGTCGCTTGGCATCCCCGAGGGGCACGATCCGGGCGCGCGCCGGCGCCTGCTGGTACGGCGCTGCTACCTCAACCCGAGCTGGTACCAGAACTACCGCTCGTCCTTCCTGCGCGCGGGCTTCGAGATTGTCGACTGCCCGCCGGTGACCAGCCAGGGCAAGACCAGCACCGACATCCACATGGTGCTGGACATCATCGAGCTGCTGCAGCACGAGACCCGCTACGACGAGTTCATCGTGCTCTCCGCCGACGCCGATTTCTCGCCGGTGCTACGCAAGCTGCGTCGCTATGACCGGCGCACCTCGGTGCTGGCGATCGGCTTTCCGTCGGCGGCCTACCAGGCCAGCGCCGACCTGCTGATCGACGAGCGCCTGTTCGTCGAGAAGGCGCTCGGCCTGCCGCTGGAAGCGGAAGCAGAGGAAGTGCTGCCGGCGCCGGCCGCGGCGGCAGCGGCACCCGCCGCACTACGCCTGACGCCCGAGCAGCGCAGCGAAATCGCGCATTCGATCGAACTGGCGCTGGCGCAGTCGCCCACCCCGGTGGCCGCCGGACTGCTGGCCTCGCGCCTGCGCCAGGCCTATGGTGCGGCGCTCGCCAACTGGGACGGCCACGAGGCCTTCCGCCCCTTCTTCCACTCGCTGAAGCTGGATCACCTGGTGTGGCTCAGCGGGTCCGGCGGGCGCATCGCCGACCCTGCCCGGCATTCGCTGGAGGCACCGGCACTGGCTGCCGACGATGCCGACTGGAGCGGCCACGAGGTGCTGCTGCCGGTCGCCCGCGAAGTGGCGCAGCTGACCGGCGCGCCGCTGTGGTCGCCACCGACCGCGCGCGCGGTGCTCGAATCGCTCGCGGAAGACCTCGCGCAGCATGCCTTCGACCTATCGGCCACCGCGGCGCGCGTGCGCGATGCCTGCGCTGCGCGCAACCCGGGCATCGAGGTCAGCATGCGCGACGTGGTGTTCACCCTGCGCGGCATGCAGTTCAACGGGCACGCCTTCGGCCGCGGCATGGACGACGCCGGCACCCTCGCCGGGCGCCTTTGCAACCAGGTGCTGTTCCTGTGCCAGCGCGAAGGCATGCTGGTGGACGACGACCGACGCGCCCAGGTGCGCCAGTGGCTCGGCGGAGATCTGCTGGGATAGCGCGGCGGGCGTGCTTTCTGGGCGTCGTGCTGGTCGACAGCGCCGGCGACGACTGGGAGCAGGCCACCATGGGCCATGACATCCTGAAGCGCTTGGCGCTTGACTACAGCCAACTCACGACCGACGTCGCCTGAGTTGGCAACAGCGCAGTCGGTCCTGGTCGCGCAGCGACGCACGTGCTCGCTCGATGCTGGCGATCAAGCGAAGGCGGCCCGCATGATCAACGTGCATCATTGCATCCACAGCCCCCATGATCCTTGGGGTGCGCACGGCGAGCCCTCAACAACATCGGGTTCCACACAAACATCGCCTGGAGGGCTGGTCATGGTTCGCCTTGCAATGCAGATGATCACGCTGCTGCTGATGCCATTGCTGGCGTTTTCGCTGTCGGCGCAGGAGGTCTACAAATGGACCGACGACCAGGGCGTCGTCCATTTCAGCGATCGCAAGCCCGCCGACGCACCCGCACACACCGTGCAACTCGAAGCTGCGCCGGCCACGGCCAGCGCGAGCGCCGCCCCGGCGCCCGTCCAGAGTGCGCCGGACGAACCTGCCGCGACGCGCAAGCGCCCGCTCAACATCACGATGTACTCGACGGCTGATTGCGGCTACTGCAAGCGGGCGCGCAACTATTTCGCCACGCGCAAGCTGCGTTATGTCGAACGCGACATCGGCAACCCGCAGAACCATGCCCAGTGGACACGCCTGGGAGGCCGCGCCGTTCCCCTGTTCGTCATCAACGGCCAGGTGAGCAGCGGGTTCAACGCCGACGGCATGACCCAGCAATTGCGCCGCTTCGGCTGGTAAGGCGCCGGAGCCTTCTCGCACGACAGCGCGGAGTTGGTGCGAGTGCAGCCGGTCTGCAGCACCATGTCGCTCGCAGATCCGGTCGCGCAACTCAAGCGGTGTCTGCGTCGATCGCCAACTGCCGTCCGGGCGCGGCTTTCGGTCGCCGCGCGGACTGCGCATTCACTGCGCCGTTACGCGGCTCGCGTCGCTCAGCAGCAATCCGCCTGGTTATCCGGCGCAACGCACTTCCACGCGCCGATTGAGCGAGCGGCCGATCTCGTCGTCATTGGGGGCGGCAGGGCGCGATTCGCCCGCGCCGGTGGCCCGCAGGCGGGCGGCGGGCAGGCCGCGAAGTACCAGCGCGTCGACCACCGCCTGGGCCCGGCGTTGCGACAGTTGCTGGTTGTAGCTCGCCTCGCCTTCGCTGGAGGTGTGACCTTCGATGTCGATGTCCATTCGGCGGTCGCGCAGACCATCGAACAAAGCGGCCAGCACGGGCTCCGAGTCGGCGCGAATGGTGGCCGAGTCGAAGTCGAAGCGGATGCCGTGAATCACCGACCCGCAACCCAGCGTCGCTCCTTCGGGCGCGTTGCAGGCCTTGCCGACCGTTGCAACGCTGCCGGCATCGAAAAGGTAGAACGGTGCGCCGTTCGTCGATCGCATGAGCTGCAGGCGCCCATCGTCGTCCAACGATGCCACGAAGGCGCTCGGCACCCCGGTGCGCACGGCCTTGCCGGTGGCGTGCAGCAGCCGCCCCTCCACCGTTCCCTGCAGCCGCCCTTCGCCGTTGTCGTAGCAGCCGCTGACCACGGGGCCCTGCTGCTGCAGTTGCAAGGCCACGCCGCGCCCCTTCCAGGCGCCGCCAAAGCCGGTGTCCAGCGGCGTCGCGTCCTGGCGGCCGGTACCGACGATCTCGCTGAAGCTCAGGGTTACCGGCACCGGCGGCTGCGGCACATCGAGCCCACCCGTCAGTTCCAGCCGAACCCAGCGCACCGGGTCACGATTCAGCACCGTCAGCAAGGTCTGCTGGCCAGCCTTCGCATGCGCCGCCAGCGTGGCCGTAGCCAGTTGCACGAAGCCGTCGTGCGACGAGCGGGCAGACCCCCAGACCGAAACCTCGCGCACGAAAGTCTGTTGTGGGCTGGGTGTCTCCAGCACGTCGGGCACCGCGAACTGCTCGAATACGGTGGCCGCTGGCAAGGCATAGACCAGGGCGATGCGGGTCGAGGCTGGCACCGGCCGCGTAAGCGCGAAGCCGGCGTTCGAACCGTCGATCGCGCGGATCGCCTGTTCGGTCGTCACGCGCGCAGCGGCATCACCCTCCACGCGTAACGGAACCGCGCCGTGGGCAAAGCTCAAGAGATCGGGCGACTGGGCCTGCACAGGGCCAATCGCCAGCAGGGCCACGGTCCAACACCATCGCTTGTACATTCCGCATCCTCGCTTGACTGGCGCCGCAGGTCGCCGTCGGGCCGGCGTAGGCGCACCGAGTATCGCAGCCCTCGCGCCGGGGCACGCGGCCTCACCCACGTGCCCCGTCTCACAGCAAGCGCTGGGTGATCGCCTTCAGCACTGCATGCGTGCGGTCACGACAGTCGAGCTTGACCAGGATGTCGCTGATGTAGTTCTTCACGGTGCCCTCGGAGAGGTGCAGGGTGCGCCCGATTTCCTTGTTCGAATAGCCGCCGGCGACCAGCCGCAGGATGCTGGTCTCGCGCTCGGTCAGGTGCAGCTTCGGGCCGATGTGCGGCTCCGCGCGGCGCAGCGCGCGCACGGGCCCGAGACTGACCGGTTGCAGCAGGGTGTCGCCACCAGCGACGCGATGGATCGCCTCGGACAGGTCTTCCGGCGAGGCGTCCTTGAGCAGGAAGCCCTGCGCTCCGGCATCCACCGCGGCGAGCATCAGTTCGCTGTCGTCGAAGGTGGTCAGCAGGATCACCGGGGTCGCATCGCCCGCCTCGCGCAACCGGCCGATCAGCTCGATGCCGCCGACGCCCGGCATACGGATGTCGCTGACGATCACATCGACCGGGCGCTGCGCCAGCGCGTCGATGAGCTGCGCGCCATCGCCGGCTTCCAGCGCCACCTCGATGCCGGCGTATCCGTGCAGCAGCGCGGACAAGCCCTTCAGGACCAGCGCCTGGTCGTCCACCAGCGCGATGCGGATGGCGCGAGTGGCGGACTCAGCCATGCGCGGGCAACACCGCAGTCAGGTCGGCGCCGCCGTTCGCGCGCGGCTTGAGGTCGAGCAGGCCGCCCACCGCGGCCAGGCGTTCGCGCATGCCGGTCAGGCCATTGCCGAAGCGCGACGCGCGCAGCGGCGCGCCATCATTGCCGATGCGCAGCTCCAGGCGGTCGGCATGCCGGTGCAGGCCCACGTCGATGGTGCTCGGGCGCCCATGGCGCAGCGCGTTGGTGATCCCTTCCTGGGCACAGCGCAGCAGGATCTCGGCGCGGTCGACGTCCTCGACGCGCAAGGCGGGATCCAGGTCCAGGCGGAAGCGCGTGCCCGGGATCTGCTGCGCCAGGGTGGCGATCGCCGCCGGCAAATCGATTCCGTCGTGCTTGCGCAGCTCGCTGACCACCGCGCGGATGTCCTGCAGCAATTCGTCGACCAGGGTCGCCGCCACCCGCACTTCCTCGCGCGCC
This window encodes:
- a CDS encoding NYN domain-containing protein; amino-acid sequence: MKSALFVDFDNVYTQLRDLQPDAAERFARYPSEWIRWLVESLGIPEGHDPGARRRLLVRRCYLNPSWYQNYRSSFLRAGFEIVDCPPVTSQGKTSTDIHMVLDIIELLQHETRYDEFIVLSADADFSPVLRKLRRYDRRTSVLAIGFPSAAYQASADLLIDERLFVEKALGLPLEAEAEEVLPAPAAAAAAPAALRLTPEQRSEIAHSIELALAQSPTPVAAGLLASRLRQAYGAALANWDGHEAFRPFFHSLKLDHLVWLSGSGGRIADPARHSLEAPALAADDADWSGHEVLLPVAREVAQLTGAPLWSPPTARAVLESLAEDLAQHAFDLSATAARVRDACAARNPGIEVSMRDVVFTLRGMQFNGHAFGRGMDDAGTLAGRLCNQVLFLCQREGMLVDDDRRAQVRQWLGGDLLG
- a CDS encoding glutaredoxin family protein; the encoded protein is MINVHHCIHSPHDPWGAHGEPSTTSGSTQTSPGGLVMVRLAMQMITLLLMPLLAFSLSAQEVYKWTDDQGVVHFSDRKPADAPAHTVQLEAAPATASASAAPAPVQSAPDEPAATRKRPLNITMYSTADCGYCKRARNYFATRKLRYVERDIGNPQNHAQWTRLGGRAVPLFVINGQVSSGFNADGMTQQLRRFGW
- a CDS encoding OmpA family protein, coding for MRSTNGAPFYLFDAGSVATVGKACNAPEGATLGCGSVIHGIRFDFDSATIRADSEPVLAALFDGLRDRRMDIDIEGHTSSEGEASYNQQLSQRRAQAVVDALVLRGLPAARLRATGAGESRPAAPNDDEIGRSLNRRVEVRCAG
- a CDS encoding response regulator transcription factor, producing MAESATRAIRIALVDDQALVLKGLSALLHGYAGIEVALEAGDGAQLIDALAQRPVDVIVSDIRMPGVGGIELIGRLREAGDATPVILLTTFDDSELMLAAVDAGAQGFLLKDASPEDLSEAIHRVAGGDTLLQPVSLGPVRALRRAEPHIGPKLHLTERETSILRLVAGGYSNKEIGRTLHLSEGTVKNYISDILVKLDCRDRTHAVLKAITQRLL